In a single window of the Papaver somniferum cultivar HN1 chromosome 8, ASM357369v1, whole genome shotgun sequence genome:
- the LOC113305051 gene encoding uncharacterized protein LOC113305051, producing MTILVITKVICLFNADDGSSVSVDVYTIGPNSWKSTQVLPYVICTMEESGVLVNGLFHWLGYRTENFSAAIISLDISSEKFEALQPPKVPIEKKQWELSVGVLKDFLSVLCCGVNVEVRVMQDYGVQESWTKHYTITHEGILRDCTWRLMWSFSSGEILFGIGDCYLADLVLYDPNDGSARKPNMHVENQIFAFQDGMSTIVLKA from the coding sequence ATGACAATTCTGGTGATTACAAAAGTGATATGCTTGTTTAACGCTGACGATGGTTCTTCAGTTTCAGTTGATGTCTATACGATTGGGCCAAATTCATGGAAAAGCACTCAAGTCCTCCCTTATGTGATATGTACAATGGAAGAGTCTGGAGTGCTTGTTAATGGACTTTTTCATTGGCTAGGTTACAGGACTGAAAATTTCTCTGCTGCTATAATCTCTTTGGATATCAGCAGTGAGAAATTCGAAGCATTGCAACCACCAAAAGTACCTATAGAGAAAAAGCAATGGGAGTTGAGTGTTGGAGTGTTGAAAGACTTCCTTTCTGTACTTTGTTGTGGTGTTAATGTTGAAGTACGGGTGATGCAGGATTATGGAGTTCAGGAATCTTGGACCAAACATTATACTATAACCCATGAGGGAATTCTGAGAGACTGTACCTGGAGGCTCATGTGGTCTTTCAGCAGTGGTGAGATTCTATTTGGGATCGGTGATTGTTATCTTGCTGATCTGGTTCTGTATGACCCAAACGACGGAAGTGCTAGAAAACCAAATATGCATGTAGAGAACCAAATATTCGCATTTCAGGATGGGATGAGTACAATTGTCTTGAAAGCTTAG